Below is a genomic region from Rosa chinensis cultivar Old Blush chromosome 5, RchiOBHm-V2, whole genome shotgun sequence.
CAAATTGGCGACATGGCTGGGGCCGATGATGAGTGGGTACCTCAATTAGAGAATGGGGGCGAAGAAATCCCAAATTACTGTGAGTTACGGTTTTGAAATTTCCATTAGATTAAATGATTACGGTGTTTTACAGTGAGTTACGGTGTTGAATATGTTATTGATTTTAGGTGTATGCTAACTGGGTTTGGACATTTAAGGGTTGGAAGGTTTGGATTTAGGGGTTTTTAGTTTAGGGTTTACAATTATGTGGTATGGAAGTTTCTAATTTGGAGTTTTCTATTTCTCTTCCATAAGATTACAAGGTTGAATATTGAATGATGCATGTGGATGTTGTTGGGTAGCTGAAATAGGGATTTAACTAAGTAAGTGTTGTTGTGGTCCTAtgaatgaattgattttgggtGCGTCTATTGCCACGCTACTATTTTCTTatttcaccctacaaacatttgaattattgaaagactatattacccaagtgtaaaatgactaataaataCACTAATGTTTTGGTCTACGGATCGAGGGTCACAGTAGTGATCGAGGGTCGGTTATTGGAACCATGCCCTTGGCCGAGGTATGGTtatgattcagttagagctctagtctgtttgccATCGTATGTCATAGGGGTAACAAGCAGGTTATTTGCGACTCATGGGTACatatttttaaaagagagtttggggagtattctttcttttaattgtctgaggagggacttgattttttatataaattgtgagttacaataatatgattttgtcactttagcgaCATATGTTATCCTTAAGAGGTAAGGATGTCAAGTTGAAAATGAATCATTTTAATGGAGTTAAAAGGGTGATTTCTTGGCTTTAGCAtgagttgtttgattttcttaattagtttcatttttcatttgaattgtttgactttTACGTAATCACCTGAACTAAATTTTTTGTAGAAgttgctatgatttgaattgtgtgatttaatGTGATCTCTTGAACTACACTATATGCAAGAgttgctatgatttgaattgtgtgattttaggtgatctcctgaTCTAATTTTCTAtacagggattactaatttttaccTTGTGTGATTGTAAATTCGGTTGTGtcttgtggagttaaatgttgttgctttaatttaccTCATGAGTtaagaaattataagcatgtgttgtttgagtcattttatttgagtttactcatacgagctctaaaagcttaccggatttgttgttgtaacccggtgcactattctatagTGTGGGGAATTTTTCTGTAGGTCAAGGTAACCAGGGTTGAGGCTGCAACTTGTTGTTGTAGCAGTATTAGGtttagaacttttttttttttgatcaaaagaaTACTGCATTAATAATAAATTGAATACAATGAGTTGTGGATCAACAATCTACAAAAGCACACCGATTTGGTGACCCCTGCAAAACATTGACCCAACTAGACTTCACATTGGAAATCCATACTGACAGACTGATGTACATAGTTCCGACTATCTAAATTTTCCTTTTCATCATGATGGTGATTTTCACATCACTATCAGAgacggaaagaaaaaaaatcatacatCATACATAGTTTCGATTATTCTTCTGTTGCTCCTTCCCTGTTATTTGCAAAGTGGTGTCATGAATGAGATTCTTTATTTAAGGGTATAGTCAGTATGTCCCCAAATCGTTTTCGTTCAAATCTTAGAAGAGAGAAACTGTGGAACAAGCTGGCTACTTATTGCATTCAAAGGTACTTACTGGGAACTTCTTGTGTTAGAATCGGATCTAAAGATACAATACTACAACAGTTAGTCTTGCAATCCTTTTTTAGTTTCAATGCTTGTTCAATGCTTGCTTTTAAACAAAGCACTGATATTGAGGGGTGCCATATTATTTTGACACGACCCCCATGACAGAGAGACATGTTCTTCTGGATCAAAATCTGGGCAATGCGCATTTCCACAACCTGCAGGGGTAAAACACTCCATTTGTTTTCATTACTGTTTTGTAGTGCCCAGTCTTCTACCTTAGGGTTGAGGTCAAATACATTCTGACCAGTTCCTCCAGGAAGGTCAAATACATGTctttaataaaagaaagaaaatgcttTTTACTGAGAGGATTATGAATTGGAAATTCTGATGCAACGATAATGACCGGGCATGATCTTCCATTTGGCTTTCCAACATCAATGCGGAATATCATTTAGAATGATTTTGTGCATAGGACAGAATGTAGAAGAGGAAGAATTGGATGAAATTTCATTTATCTTATTATCACTTATTTCTAACAAGGTGCCTTGGTACAAAAAGGTGTTAAAGAGTATACAATCTTGGGCAATTGATTATAGACGTCAGTTAAACTTCAGTAACAGAAGCTGTGCGGCCATGAGAATTTATTGCAAACGAACTAAATCAAGCACTGCACTCACAAAATTTATTCAAACCTCTAATGGAAAGGACTAAATGATTGCTGTGACTTTCACAGCAAACAAGCTTCATCAAAACAGAATTAATTTATATAAATCCACTTGTAGCAAAAACAAACTGTCAACCAAAAAGAGAAATGCTTGACCATATGGACTTAAACAAAGCAGAAATAGCTGATGAAGACGATAGTTTCCTAACATGACGAATATAAGCAAATGTTAAAATTGTGCATCCATGGCCAAGACAAATAACTTCTGTTTAGGTATTGGTGGCTCTGGTGTAGATCTGCTGACTAGCATGAGCAGAAATCATCCTAATAGAACCCCTTGCCATCAAATCCTTAATTGCACGGCGTGCCAATGATCCATTaatctgaaaatgaaaatgaaaacaagaaaatttgaaattagCTACATCAAGTATAATTCTTAATGGAATTCACTGCACAGACATTATCATGTATGAAGAAAAAATGAGATTCATAACCCAAACCACGGTAAACATCCAGGCATATATGATGGAGGTAAgagatgaaaaaagaaaacaccAATGTGTAATTATATAACAAAATGACTTGGGCAAAACAAGGTATAGAAGCTTCATGTGGTCGTGCTGTTCACGAGCAATTCAGGGGCAAGAAACAATAAAGCTATTATCTTACAAGTTCCTAAAACAGGCAGGTGTATGAGAATTTGGATTCTCATACATCATCCCCCCAAACACTGGTCCTTAACAATAAATTGAGTCAACTGACTAATCCAACTAGATTAAAAATGTAATGAACGGTCGTACAGAGCTCATACATGCATGAGAAGAAACAGAGGTCTACATACTGAAGATTGAAATACACAGTTTTGACCACATCCAGAGGTGAATGGatgtggaaagaaagaaaaaaccgtTACATTGACAGTGGACAGAGCTCTATTTACATGGTCTACCTCAATACAAACAGGAAAGCATGGTATACCAATATAATACATCCTAAATATCAAATCAAACTTCAGGGCATTCATTAACACCTATAAACAAATTGATGACCCCACCTCGAAACTCAGAAGTCAGAAAATATCGACTCAAATGGAGCCTAATGGCTGGAAATTCCTAGTAGGAACAATGATGCAAGCCTGATCACGGTAAGAAATACCATAAACAGAAATTGCTAGTTCTGTAGCTTAACTAAGGAAGAAAATTCCCACGTATGAAACAAAAGCACTGTAAGCACATGCATTTGTCAAAATTGCTGGACACAATTTTCAGTAACAGAAAAATGTTATGTGAAATACAGCTTTGTCCTAGACAGGTTTCCAAACAGATCCAGGCCACGAGATTTTTTACTTCTGTTGTTTTTTAATAAGAACTTATGTCACTGTTATTTTGACATGTAAATACATAAATTAGGACTGTGGATGGCAGTATCAGTTAACACTTGAACAAAGTTACATCCATAACATATATTCGGCTAGCAATTACGCCCAAAATAAACAAAGCTGACAAATATCTGTACACAAGGGTGGAAGAATGGGAAAGTACATGAAATGCTGACAACTACTAAACCATATCCTTCTCAAAGGGTTAAAATGATGACATTCAATCTAACGTAAACAGACTAATGCTAGGACCATTTCAGACATACACCAATCGTAGCATCAACACACTATAATTTGATACTGGGTTGTAGATTCTTAATATTCTTCTCACCCCTTCTAGACTAATAATCGACTTCAACAGCATAACAGAGATAAAGTGCTAATTTACAATTTTATGCACATAAACTTAGTTACGTTTCAATCACTTCAAACCTAAGGACTAACATTTTTCGACGTGACCAATACAAAACCCTTAAAGAAACAAAGCCTAAAACTCGGAATCATACCCTCAGCCTGTCTGACAAGATAGAAGGAGTGATGAGCTTGAACTTGGGAGCCTCCGAAAGAAGCTTGTCATAAGTGGCCTGATCGAACAACACCATGTTGTTCACCTTCTCCTTTTGCTTACCCTTGCTCCACTTCTGTTAACGCATCTCAGACACAAACAGCACAAAACAACTTAACACCCATATTCACATATCAAAAACAACTTAAGCAACTCCAGAGTGGATGGAATACTAAAGTttaccttcttcttctgcttgccTCCGCCAGATTTGGCGGGCTTTGAGGACGGTGGGGGAGCCTTTTCCTTCTTGGGTGCCTGTAAAAGAAGCAATGGGAATTATTATAAATCTAGAAGACAATAACAAAATCGATACCCAGTTTGGATCTTAGACGATTGGAAACGGAAAATGATGGGTTCGGAATCGTTTAGGATTGTAGGAGGGAATTGAAGAGATTGAGATGATCGGAAAGAGAGGTAGTTACCATTGCGATGAGGGGGTCGAAACAGAGCGGGTGCAGCCGTCAGGTCGGTAGGGTTTGGATAAGAGGCACAATGAGGGTTTGGGAAGAGGCTAGGGTTTTAAAAGGGAACTTCTGCCGAAAATTTGTCGACTCTAAAACATGCGagggcctttttttttctttttttttttcaatacatATGATTATTACAGTTTAGACCCTACAAGTTAATTAAAATTTGTatctaaattttcagaaatttcacactttttttttttttcaatttatgggTTTGTTTGACGCACGCTGAgttaggctatgtttggtatgactaggcttttcagaaaagctggcttctgcttatttctgagaataagtggctgaaaagcaaagcagctgagtgtttggtaaactggctttttataagagctgtcagtggcaaaagcagtgacaaagtgtttggtaaactcaaactggcttatgctttttgtttgtggaatgaccaaattggatatgagagattattttgccttgattgttcggtaatacaatgttgttcaaatgctcttgttattatttttaatcttcactatgtccttattaatttttgttaactttcaatttttataaatcatggtgaccatatgattaatattggacaattttaaaaataatttatacaaAGCATGCAAGGAGTTTTATGAACATAATTCATGTAATAATGTTGAATGAGCAGAGCATTAAGTTGTACACTTCGTAACAATTTTCAATATTGCATAACAGCATCCTTTCAAGAATACAATCATTTCCTACTAGTGGAGGCAGGTCAAATGTTTCAAAGAGTGTTTGGTATAATTATAATCAGATGATTCAAATCTATCACAAGACAAAATGAGCATTTGGAGCCTAATTGGTTCTACCGCATATATCCCCTCAACATATGCCCAttaggaattggaattgtgaTCATATTTTTATTCAATGACTTCCCTAAATTCCTCACTGCTCATATCATTGTCTTGCTCACTCCACTGCATTATGTCGTCATGGTCATCTGCAATAGTTTCATCACTATGAACGGGTTCTTCGTCTTCCTCTGTTACGGGACTAAGCAAGGAAGGAGACCCTGGATACCTTGAGGACTGCAGCATAAAAGAGTAAACATCTGAGCAACCAATACTACAAACATAAATTTGCTAGCATAATTCCAATTGTCAAATCTGGTAAACAATTGTCCAATGATGCAACATAAAATCAGTTGAAGCatcaagcaacatataaatggtTCAATGGAATCCGTAGTGATTTGCAAAGACTGAATCCTCTGTTAAGTGAGGATCATTTGAGCAGATAAAAATAGACCATCAGAATGTTATGATGCATCCCAACACATCCGCCAACATAAGAACTCAAGATACTAGATGAATGCATTATTGTAATTGGTACCATGGCAATAGAAGATCCCATATATTAGAGACTAGTATCAGTGTTTCATGCTCCAATTCCTTCATGAATGAAAAAAATACAACACAACAAAGGTGGTGTGAGATGTGATAAAAATGTTTAGAATCATTTAGATCCTGAAGAACACTAACCCAAGCAACTAGTTAGTATTGCCACAGGTGACCATCTCTTGCCGTAAGTTAGACCATTCAGATGTTTTTTGCCATTGGACTCAACAGCACAAGGTGTCAGGACTTGAGATAACAGGAATCACTAGTATAGTTGGATGGTGGGCCACTTAACTGCATCATGGAAGAGCTATGAACTTAAACTGCATAATGATGCAACTAAGGGAACACTACTGTTTGTAGCACACTAATGACATGGCAAGTTGTACGTGTCTCTAATAATGTGAAGCCAAAGTAAACAGCTTGTTGGATCTAGTAGTTACTGCATGTTTTACCAATACTTTTTGTTCATGCTATTCTCATCTAAGCAAAAGAGAACTAAAGAGACCGCATTTGCATTCTAATTCCTAGATGAATGAGGAAAACTGTTTTTATCGAAACTAAGAGGAAACTGAAGACCAACAAGAAGCCTAAAACCATTACTTGTTTCaaacttcattttgtttttatttcatCCATCCTCCAGGGAACAAAGCTAATATACACTGAAATCATTCCCCATTCCTTGTCTCGAAATAAAATGGAGTCTTATGAACTCTGCATTGTTCTAGGCTCTACACTCATTCGCAAGTTTTCATATACAATCTGATAACTATAACCTGTAGTCTACAATATGGAAACAGAATGTAGTGCACTCTATCTATGCTACAGAAACTAAACCCCTGTATCCCTGTGAATTCTTTCACAACTGGGTTATCAAATTCAAGTGAAATTCaattccagaaaacaaaaaccatATCACTGCATTACACTAAACAAACCCAAGAAACAATTGAAACTAAAACAGAGCAGAGGAATAAAGCAACTACCTGAGGAGAATTAAACTCTATGAAACAATGACCCAGGGTTTCTTGGCTACTGGGGTTCACAGGCATCGAAAACCCATCTTCTTTAACAACACCAACTTCACTAAACACACACTCGAATTTCACAACTCAACACCAATGAACACAAGTTAAAAAGGGTCcagaaaattcaccaaaacaaaatcaaactcaaCCCATTACAGATATCCAATGATACAAGGATGCTGGCAGTACTCAAATCATAGGCAAATTGAATTGACCAAATCCCCGAAATTGGTTCTAAATAGTTCTAAATATATGTACATCACAACACCCAGTATATATGTGTGCTACAAATCACAATCTACTACTCATatcaaaaacccaaaataatattGATACTTCCTTTTCATCAAAATTACCGAAATTTATCAtgaaatagataaaaaaaactaaCCTGAATCAAATTGCCAAGCAGCCTTGATTAAGGCTTCGATTtccaatgataggagcatttttatgccatattttaataattatttccccgtattttgcttagttatttcctttacttaatcatttttaatttagtttctattttctaggtacattagAATAAATGGagaataaatgagctgaaatgaagaaatggagttttcctggtccaactaggaatcccagtcaacgcaggaatcctgatgaggctaggaaacctaaaggcattaggagaccacatggcttgaagaagacgt
It encodes:
- the LOC112168359 gene encoding 40S ribosomal protein S25, yielding MAPKKEKAPPPSSKPAKSGGGKQKKKKWSKGKQKEKVNNMVLFDQATYDKLLSEAPKFKLITPSILSDRLRINGSLARRAIKDLMARGSIRMISAHASQQIYTRATNT